A single Methanospirillum lacunae DNA region contains:
- a CDS encoding cache domain-containing protein yields the protein MNYRYLVGFIFMLIIVISCNGISGEKTQPEKNISTVSDLVHFVDEAVVYSQRAGKDSALKAFADPNGSFTRGDAYIWAYDFSGINLAHPFHPEYTGSNKLSLVDPDGLHMIQLMQDTALNGSGFVSYKYENPLTGKTESKLAYVKRVDDSWWLGSGIYGENLSIPDTIPESIGTSLSTTVDNAVRYAEKVGKEKAVDEFNNQSGSFTTNDSYIFAFDLNGTTLAHPFHQDKIGTNESTFTDVNGVSIGGEKLTVAKEGGGFWYYVFDNPDIGNQPEFKASYIKTINNSWVVGTGRYLSDIPVNFSDENREKLVNQVHDAVSYVNEHGKDAAIKEFNNPNGSFSNPDMFIFAFDLNGTLLANPYLPGLVGENRLNDQDPYGKYPVKQLITNAEHGGGYTYYFFSDPGSDYDIRLKLGYTELAGKDMIIGSGIFPRT from the coding sequence ATGAATTATCGGTATCTGGTCGGATTCATTTTCATGCTGATTATTGTCATCAGCTGTAATGGAATTTCAGGTGAAAAAACTCAGCCAGAAAAAAATATTTCAACAGTCTCGGATCTTGTTCATTTTGTTGATGAAGCTGTTGTGTACAGTCAACGTGCAGGAAAAGATTCTGCACTCAAGGCTTTTGCAGATCCAAATGGATCATTCACAAGAGGCGACGCATATATCTGGGCGTATGATTTTTCCGGAATAAACCTCGCTCATCCATTTCACCCTGAATACACAGGCAGCAACAAACTTTCGCTTGTCGACCCTGACGGTCTTCATATGATTCAATTGATGCAGGATACTGCATTAAATGGAAGTGGATTTGTATCATATAAATATGAAAATCCTCTGACAGGTAAGACTGAATCCAAACTTGCGTACGTAAAGCGAGTCGATGACTCCTGGTGGCTTGGTTCAGGTATCTATGGAGAAAATCTTTCAATTCCAGATACGATTCCTGAATCTATAGGAACCTCACTAAGCACTACAGTTGATAATGCTGTCAGGTACGCTGAAAAGGTTGGAAAAGAAAAAGCAGTAGATGAATTCAATAATCAAAGCGGATCATTTACCACGAATGATTCGTACATATTTGCTTTTGATCTAAACGGGACAACTCTTGCTCATCCGTTCCACCAGGATAAAATCGGAACAAATGAGTCTACTTTTACTGATGTAAATGGTGTCTCAATTGGTGGGGAAAAACTCACTGTTGCAAAAGAAGGTGGCGGATTCTGGTATTATGTCTTTGATAATCCGGATATCGGAAACCAGCCTGAGTTCAAGGCATCATATATCAAAACAATAAATAATTCCTGGGTCGTTGGAACAGGTAGGTATCTCTCAGATATTCCGGTAAATTTTTCAGATGAAAACCGGGAAAAACTAGTAAATCAAGTTCACGATGCAGTATCATATGTCAATGAACACGGAAAGGATGCTGCAATTAAAGAATTTAATAATCCAAACGGATCATTTTCAAATCCTGATATGTTTATTTTTGCTTTTGATCTGAATGGAACTTTACTAGCCAATCCTTATCTTCCCGGCCTGGTTGGAGAAAACCGTCTCAATGATCAGGATCCATATGGAAAATATCCGGTAAAGCAGTTGATTACTAATGCAGAACATGGAGGCGGATATACCTATTATTTCTTTTCTGACCCAGGATCTGATTATGACATCAGACTCAAACTAGGATATACAGAATTGGCAGGAAAAGATATGATCATTGGATCCGGGATTTTTCCCCGGACATAA
- a CDS encoding GNAT family N-acetyltransferase gives MSECSIEQVTSESFSDFFKLLCELARYEHLTPPDVDAESRLKHDLLDSHPRLEAYIARYQGSPIGFATFFFSYSTFLAKPTLFLEDIFVLESYRGNGYGKKLFDFCRNEAKVRGCGRMDWMVLTWNEPSIQFYEKIGGSRLGWYTYRLSQDQL, from the coding sequence ATGAGTGAGTGCTCTATAGAACAGGTAACATCAGAATCATTTTCTGATTTTTTTAAGTTACTCTGCGAATTAGCAAGGTATGAACATCTTACTCCACCAGATGTTGATGCAGAATCCAGACTTAAGCACGATCTCCTTGATTCTCATCCCCGGCTTGAAGCATATATAGCCAGATATCAAGGCAGTCCAATCGGGTTTGCAACTTTCTTCTTTTCCTATTCAACGTTTCTTGCAAAACCTACCCTATTTCTTGAAGATATTTTTGTTCTTGAGTCATACCGGGGAAATGGATATGGGAAAAAACTATTTGATTTTTGTAGAAATGAAGCAAAGGTCAGGGGATGTGGAAGAATGGACTGGATGGTGCTGACATGGAATGAGCCATCAATTCAGTTTTACGAAAAAATAGGTGGGTCACGTCTTGGCTGGTATACATACCGGCTCTCGCAGGATCAATTGTGA
- a CDS encoding DUF2115 domain-containing protein, which produces MTRFSFLSPHERDTPFNKPIGEMCIDLAAIKTVGELGASIADIVLAYSPRDLEQMRWNFSEKIKDYSPDLKTRLEETITGHLHGTFQKIRLMNQQGIFITLIEQLSDTSSDYWIMVSSHCSQDQNKENQIRFLKFLLSGFCMFVLKIPGHPVGMPFPGGDKVDFIDGTYFCPVRNKSNDVDSALCPFCPAEQTPEIGYLKPPVHASENRKQEYIKNCYDYHHFNG; this is translated from the coding sequence ATGACTCGGTTTTCATTCTTATCACCACATGAGCGGGATACACCTTTCAACAAACCTATTGGAGAAATGTGCATAGATCTCGCAGCCATAAAAACCGTTGGTGAACTTGGAGCAAGCATTGCTGATATCGTACTTGCATATTCTCCACGCGATCTGGAACAGATGAGATGGAATTTTTCAGAAAAAATTAAGGATTATTCTCCGGACCTCAAAACGCGTCTCGAAGAAACTATTACCGGCCATCTTCATGGAACATTCCAGAAGATCCGTCTTATGAATCAACAGGGTATTTTCATAACTCTTATTGAACAACTTTCAGATACTTCATCTGATTACTGGATCATGGTCTCATCTCATTGTTCTCAGGATCAAAACAAAGAAAATCAGATCCGGTTTCTCAAATTCTTGTTATCCGGGTTCTGCATGTTTGTTCTAAAAATTCCAGGGCATCCTGTTGGTATGCCTTTTCCAGGTGGAGATAAAGTGGATTTCATAGATGGCACGTATTTTTGTCCGGTCAGAAACAAATCAAACGATGTTGATTCAGCATTATGTCCGTTCTGCCCTGCAGAGCAGACTCCTGAAATAGGGTATCTTAAACCACCAGTGCATGCAAGCGAAAACAGAAAGCAGGAATATATAAAAAATTGTTACGATTATCACCATTTTAATGGATAA
- a CDS encoding winged helix-turn-helix transcriptional regulator produces the protein MPKKRIYICSVEAAMDVIGGKWKPLILWKIKDNPLRFGEIQTKLPNISQKMLTRQLRALEEDNLVSRTEFPGKIPHVEYALTRRGESVIPLLMSLKDWASEELADQIREPL, from the coding sequence ATGCCAAAAAAACGAATATATATCTGTTCAGTAGAGGCAGCAATGGATGTTATCGGAGGCAAGTGGAAACCACTCATATTGTGGAAAATAAAAGATAATCCACTTCGATTCGGAGAAATTCAAACGAAACTTCCAAATATTTCTCAAAAGATGCTGACTCGTCAGCTCAGGGCTCTTGAAGAAGATAACCTGGTCTCACGTACAGAATTTCCCGGTAAAATCCCTCATGTAGAGTACGCTCTGACAAGGCGGGGTGAAAGTGTCATACCACTCCTCATGTCTCTCAAAGACTGGGCTAGTGAAGAGTTAGCAGACCAGATACGTGAACCATTATAG
- a CDS encoding aldo/keto reductase, giving the protein MLYRKFPRCQDEISILGFGCMRLPQIPDQQNGICVDEKKAIDMIHAAIEGGVNYIDTAYPYHNGESELIVGKALEGYRDRVFVATKLPSWLITKREEMDTYLDEQLSRLNTDYIDFYLLHGLGGETWANLTRLGVLDFLDEARKDGRIKYPAFSFHDQFPVFQEIVDAYEWTFAQIQYNYMDEHYQAGTQGLEYASERGLGVVVMEPLRGGLLSGDIPLIHQYLLDAPVRRTPSEWGLRWVWNHPEVTVVLSGMSAMEQVKENLASTDQGLPDSLSVEELSVIEKMRDTFASRTKISCTGCRYCMPCPNNVEIPDCFTYYNQAYTYDAKEKAQGVYLWALNGVFSGGIPGYASCCIECGECEDKCPQKLPIREYLKEVAEFFGK; this is encoded by the coding sequence ATGCTGTATCGGAAATTTCCACGATGTCAAGATGAAATTTCAATTCTTGGGTTTGGGTGCATGAGGCTTCCACAGATTCCTGACCAGCAGAACGGAATATGTGTTGACGAAAAAAAGGCCATTGATATGATCCATGCAGCTATTGAAGGAGGGGTCAATTATATCGATACTGCCTATCCGTACCACAATGGAGAAAGTGAGCTGATTGTTGGAAAGGCACTCGAAGGATACCGGGACAGGGTTTTTGTGGCTACCAAACTTCCGAGCTGGCTCATTACAAAACGCGAGGAGATGGACACATATCTGGATGAACAACTCTCCCGACTGAATACGGACTATATCGATTTTTATCTTCTCCACGGACTTGGCGGAGAAACATGGGCTAATCTTACCCGGTTGGGGGTACTAGATTTTCTGGATGAAGCCAGAAAAGACGGCAGAATAAAATATCCGGCATTTTCTTTTCACGATCAGTTTCCAGTTTTTCAGGAGATTGTTGACGCATATGAATGGACATTTGCCCAAATCCAGTACAATTACATGGATGAGCATTATCAGGCAGGAACACAAGGTCTTGAATATGCATCTGAACGCGGCCTCGGGGTAGTTGTTATGGAACCACTCCGGGGCGGTCTTCTTTCAGGAGATATTCCACTAATTCATCAATATTTACTAGATGCTCCGGTCAGGAGAACTCCATCAGAGTGGGGACTTCGGTGGGTATGGAACCATCCGGAAGTAACTGTCGTACTTTCTGGAATGTCAGCAATGGAACAGGTCAAAGAAAATCTTGCCAGTACAGATCAGGGACTTCCTGATTCTCTTTCAGTGGAAGAACTTTCAGTTATAGAAAAAATGCGGGACACTTTTGCCTCCAGGACTAAAATTTCATGTACCGGCTGCCGGTACTGTATGCCATGTCCAAACAACGTAGAGATTCCTGATTGTTTTACCTATTATAATCAGGCGTATACATACGATGCGAAAGAAAAGGCCCAGGGAGTATATCTCTGGGCATTAAATGGTGTATTTTCAGGAGGAATTCCTGGGTATGCTTCATGCTGTATCGAATGCGGAGAATGTGAGGACAAATGTCCACAAAAACTTCCCATCAGGGAATATCTAAAAGAAGTTGCTGAATTCTTTGGAAAATAA
- a CDS encoding bifunctional metallophosphatase/5'-nucleotidase: MQILFLSLLIASELSLAETPAPDQSHALQAESSVNITILAINDFHGQITSGKQVNNTPVGGLGSLASYLTGIIHNAGPNHTIIALPGDLTGASTPESGLLLDEPSLIFYNLFSGNISKDQPYYPITSCPVIATVGNHEFDHSVSELLRKINGGNGNTSIPHLQDPYPGSEAKFISSNIYYNNSSLNSYNPENLLLTPYTVKIVDSVPVAFIGATTISTPSIVSHDNVKDLVFRDEADAINEQVKILQNQGIHAFVVLLHEGGSQDPYDGQTRDNVNVTGRVVDIVSHLDGDVDIVLSAHTHNFTNVYLNNSENKSVLVTQAYSYSKGFANVSFSVNTSDDEIEWKSASIVIPYTNQYPGTQPNQEASFLLNDTLNLTNPLLNTVISYTDMNINTARDENGESNMYDLVTDSMRNAMKTDIGLLNEGAVRADIYPGNITEEKMYELLPFGNNIIAVNMTGDQIRLVLEEQWNRTVATDHNIQISGFSYTYNETKPVNNKIQSLSFNGSVMDPDKEYSVATINYLASGGDGYSMMTQAIPGVTGPLDVDVLTSYIKELLVPLSIVQDGRIMRV; the protein is encoded by the coding sequence ATGCAAATTCTTTTTCTGTCATTATTGATTGCATCAGAACTTTCTCTGGCAGAAACCCCGGCTCCTGATCAGTCTCATGCTTTACAGGCGGAGAGTTCTGTTAACATCACAATTCTTGCCATTAATGATTTTCATGGCCAGATAACTTCCGGGAAACAGGTAAATAATACTCCTGTCGGCGGGCTTGGATCTCTCGCATCATATCTGACCGGGATAATCCACAATGCAGGTCCCAACCACACGATCATTGCCCTCCCCGGAGATCTTACCGGGGCATCAACACCTGAATCGGGATTACTTCTGGATGAACCATCTTTGATCTTCTATAACCTTTTTTCAGGAAATATCTCAAAAGATCAGCCATATTATCCGATAACTTCATGCCCTGTTATCGCCACGGTGGGAAATCATGAGTTTGATCATTCAGTATCAGAACTTTTAAGAAAGATTAATGGGGGGAATGGAAATACGTCAATTCCCCATTTGCAGGATCCGTATCCTGGGTCAGAGGCTAAATTCATTTCATCCAATATTTATTATAATAATTCATCCCTGAACTCATATAATCCTGAAAACCTATTGCTTACGCCATATACTGTGAAAATTGTGGATTCTGTTCCAGTTGCATTTATTGGTGCTACTACAATTTCTACTCCTTCAATTGTTTCTCATGATAATGTCAAAGATCTTGTCTTCAGAGATGAAGCAGATGCAATCAATGAACAGGTAAAAATTCTTCAAAATCAGGGGATTCACGCATTTGTTGTTCTTTTACATGAAGGTGGTTCTCAGGATCCCTATGATGGTCAGACAAGAGATAACGTGAATGTGACAGGCAGGGTTGTAGATATCGTATCTCATTTGGATGGAGATGTTGACATTGTCCTGTCTGCTCATACTCATAATTTTACCAATGTATATCTGAATAATTCTGAAAATAAATCCGTACTGGTTACCCAGGCGTATTCATACAGCAAAGGGTTTGCAAATGTTAGTTTTTCAGTTAATACTTCAGACGATGAGATCGAATGGAAAAGTGCATCAATTGTTATACCCTACACAAACCAGTATCCGGGAACCCAGCCAAATCAGGAGGCTTCATTTCTGCTCAATGACACGTTGAATCTTACAAATCCACTACTCAACACTGTTATTTCATACACTGATATGAACATCAACACAGCACGTGATGAGAATGGAGAGTCAAATATGTACGACCTTGTTACTGATTCAATGCGAAATGCTATGAAAACTGATATTGGTCTTCTTAATGAAGGAGCAGTCAGGGCCGATATATATCCGGGAAATATTACAGAAGAAAAGATGTATGAACTCCTTCCTTTTGGCAATAATATTATTGCCGTCAACATGACCGGTGATCAAATCAGGCTTGTTCTTGAAGAACAATGGAACAGAACAGTTGCAACAGATCACAATATTCAGATCTCCGGATTTTCCTATACCTATAATGAAACAAAGCCAGTTAATAATAAAATTCAGTCACTTTCATTCAATGGTTCAGTGATGGATCCTGATAAGGAATACTCTGTTGCAACAATAAATTATCTGGCTTCTGGTGGTGACGGATATTCCATGATGACTCAGGCAATACCTGGAGTTACCGGGCCGTTAGATGTTGATGTATTGACATCGTATATCAAAGAACTCCTTGTCCCACTCAGTATCGTACAGGACGGAAGGATAATGCGAGTTTAA
- a CDS encoding MFS transporter, which produces MALTVASLGTLVGILNASTLIIALPTMMVGLNTTLVNVMWVLISYMLVMTILAPACGRLADMYGRKKIYVYGLVIFTCASLLCGIAADVYQLIGFRVIQAIGGAIIVANGTIIVVDAFPKHELGRAMGILSMIMAGTFAIGPVIGGFLTLIDWRLNFFLNIPIGLFASYYAIKNLKEVREFSGLESFDIKGMILFAIAFLTLTVYGSAAIMIGLFDPLMLALLLIGLVSLWGFIRQELTFPYPMVDLSLFKSRIFLFGQSSAFINAIARGAVMMLLILFFQGLQGYDPLVASILVVPMAIGIVVAGPIGGSLSDRYGSRLITTIGLAVSLIGLIGLAMMQYDTAYYSIAVWLFINGFGSGLFQPPNTSAIMTSVPLERRGAASAMRAFFQNTGMVISMTIAMPLLISTVPLDEMMNMFVFGGVHQPIAIQVAFTHGITLAFWISSVITIFAIIVSALRGTGDTVKGIQA; this is translated from the coding sequence GTGGCACTTACAGTTGCTTCACTAGGAACGCTGGTTGGTATTCTCAATGCCAGTACCCTCATTATTGCCCTTCCAACAATGATGGTTGGTCTGAACACCACATTGGTGAACGTAATGTGGGTTCTCATCAGTTACATGCTTGTTATGACGATTCTTGCCCCAGCATGTGGCCGTCTTGCAGATATGTACGGGAGAAAAAAGATCTATGTCTACGGTCTTGTGATCTTTACATGTGCTTCACTCCTCTGCGGTATTGCCGCCGATGTGTATCAATTAATTGGATTTCGTGTCATCCAGGCAATAGGCGGAGCAATAATAGTTGCAAATGGAACAATCATCGTTGTAGATGCATTTCCAAAACATGAACTCGGTCGTGCCATGGGAATTCTCTCAATGATTATGGCAGGAACATTCGCAATTGGTCCGGTGATCGGAGGTTTTCTGACACTGATTGACTGGCGCCTGAACTTCTTTCTCAATATTCCAATAGGCCTTTTTGCCAGTTATTATGCAATAAAAAATCTGAAAGAAGTAAGGGAATTCTCAGGCCTCGAATCATTTGATATCAAAGGTATGATCCTGTTTGCAATTGCATTTCTCACCCTGACGGTTTATGGTAGTGCTGCAATCATGATTGGACTCTTTGATCCTCTCATGCTGGCATTGTTACTTATTGGACTGGTTTCTCTCTGGGGATTTATAAGACAGGAACTTACCTTTCCCTATCCAATGGTAGATCTGTCCCTTTTTAAGAGCAGGATCTTTTTATTTGGTCAGTCAAGTGCATTCATCAATGCCATCGCACGAGGGGCTGTGATGATGCTTCTTATTTTGTTTTTCCAGGGTCTCCAGGGATATGATCCATTGGTTGCAAGTATTCTTGTTGTGCCTATGGCAATTGGAATTGTTGTGGCAGGGCCGATTGGTGGATCCCTTTCAGACAGATATGGCTCACGTCTGATTACCACAATTGGTCTTGCAGTTTCACTTATCGGACTTATTGGTTTAGCAATGATGCAGTATGATACTGCATATTATTCAATTGCTGTCTGGCTCTTTATCAATGGATTTGGATCTGGTCTATTCCAGCCACCAAACACAAGTGCGATTATGACTTCAGTTCCACTGGAACGCCGGGGAGCAGCTTCTGCTATGCGGGCATTTTTCCAGAATACTGGTATGGTCATTTCCATGACCATAGCGATGCCTCTGCTGATTAGTACTGTTCCTCTTGATGAAATGATGAACATGTTTGTCTTTGGAGGAGTTCATCAGCCAATTGCTATCCAGGTTGCCTTTACTCACGGCATTACTCTTGCTTTCTGGATTTCATCAGTAATTACAATATTTGCAATAATTGTCTCGGCATTGCGGGGAACAGGAGATACTGTCAAGGGAATACAGGCATAA
- a CDS encoding APC family permease produces MNSQPYTQTSLPKTASLNLKQIIALYIGSVLGSGILLLPGLTAELAGPASLLAWLIMSLLAIPMALTMGFLSIKLPNAGGVSYFVSRAYNPAIGSLVGYYFLLSAIMAVPVIALTGAGYTCNAFGLGDTARIPVTICILTIGLISNYLGMKLTGQIQLAVVVATIGILVGAVLGSIHSINLTNLTPFLPHGWMSVGHSATLIFWCFLGWEAISHVTEEFENPRRDVLKGTIIASVLISILYLATVAAVIGTHSYGPGISEVSLIHLIGIAAGQYGMYIAGFITLFITIAPSIAYIGAASRLAYTLSQSGSAPRALSRISPRFLTPVGGLYLLIACFACILLVYSTGIVSLATLIQIPNATFILTYLGGSAAGLILLKDNRLGLIVSGISFLLTGVILLFVGWAIIWPVLVTVLWWIYRKITILDLQNFYKNRI; encoded by the coding sequence ATGAATAGTCAACCATATACACAAACATCGCTTCCCAAAACTGCTTCACTCAATCTCAAGCAGATAATAGCCTTATATATCGGATCTGTTTTAGGCTCCGGCATACTTTTACTACCCGGACTTACTGCAGAATTAGCAGGCCCGGCTTCACTCCTTGCCTGGCTTATTATGAGTCTTCTGGCAATACCAATGGCTTTGACCATGGGATTTCTTTCAATCAAATTACCGAATGCCGGAGGAGTATCATATTTTGTTTCACGTGCTTATAATCCTGCAATCGGATCGCTTGTAGGATATTATTTTTTACTATCAGCGATTATGGCTGTTCCGGTCATAGCCCTGACAGGTGCGGGATATACGTGTAATGCCTTTGGACTTGGAGATACTGCCAGAATCCCGGTCACGATCTGTATTCTTACCATCGGGTTAATATCAAATTACCTTGGGATGAAATTAACCGGACAGATTCAACTTGCAGTTGTTGTGGCAACCATTGGAATCCTTGTCGGTGCCGTTCTGGGAAGTATTCACTCTATTAATCTTACAAATCTAACTCCCTTTCTTCCACACGGATGGATGAGCGTGGGCCACTCAGCTACTCTGATTTTCTGGTGTTTTTTAGGATGGGAAGCGATATCCCATGTTACAGAAGAGTTTGAAAATCCCAGGCGGGATGTACTGAAAGGAACAATAATCGCATCAGTATTGATTAGTATCCTGTATCTGGCGACGGTGGCTGCAGTTATTGGAACACATAGTTATGGTCCGGGCATCTCTGAAGTTTCCCTGATTCATCTGATAGGAATTGCAGCCGGACAGTATGGGATGTATATTGCTGGATTTATTACCCTGTTTATCACCATTGCTCCATCAATTGCTTATATCGGGGCTGCTTCGCGTCTTGCATATACACTTTCACAATCCGGTAGTGCACCCCGGGCATTATCACGTATTTCTCCCAGATTTTTAACTCCGGTAGGCGGATTATATCTTTTAATAGCATGCTTTGCATGTATTCTTCTGGTATACAGCACAGGTATTGTCTCACTTGCAACACTCATTCAGATTCCAAATGCAACCTTTATTCTGACCTATCTTGGTGGTTCAGCTGCTGGATTAATTCTATTAAAAGATAATCGGCTCGGTTTGATAGTGAGCGGGATATCTTTTCTACTGACAGGTGTCATTCTGCTTTTTGTCGGATGGGCAATTATCTGGCCTGTTCTTGTTACTGTCCTCTGGTGGATATACCGGAAAATCACTATACTTGATCTGCAGAATTTTTACAAGAATCGGATATGA
- a CDS encoding DNA-3-methyladenine glycosylase family protein, whose product MKYSKIIRQDFQSDVWLYEILVYPREPYDFNESALIFTGGDPVIRTFDGNELVLTVSVQDIPVHLKIRSSGSVSSPSLSLTITSISSISSEVLSQIEDLIKNILSLDDNLTLMYDEFKEDRELMTLFNNCYGLKSPKTPTVFEALVDSIIEQQISLSVAYQLEHRLIKETGSSLTLDNEIYYCYPTRQQLANTSIEVFRKCGLTQRKSEYIRDVSNLIASGKLDLESMQDIPETEKIIEKLCSIRGIGRWTAELTMIRGFHRPDAFPAADIALRRMIGNRFFNGKKISEQEARTFAENWGSWKGLISFYLEVSEKKENLKKRSNITQ is encoded by the coding sequence ATGAAATATTCAAAAATTATCAGACAGGATTTCCAATCAGATGTCTGGCTTTATGAAATATTGGTATATCCCAGGGAGCCTTATGACTTCAATGAGAGTGCCCTTATTTTTACGGGTGGAGATCCTGTAATCAGGACATTTGATGGTAATGAATTAGTTCTTACTGTGTCAGTTCAGGATATTCCGGTTCATCTTAAGATTCGATCATCAGGTAGTGTATCATCTCCCTCTCTCTCTCTTACCATTACCAGCATAAGCAGTATATCCTCAGAAGTTTTATCCCAAATTGAGGATCTGATAAAAAATATTCTTAGTCTTGATGATAATTTAACGCTCATGTATGACGAATTTAAAGAAGATAGAGAACTTATGACTCTTTTCAATAATTGTTATGGATTAAAAAGTCCCAAAACGCCAACTGTTTTTGAAGCTCTTGTTGATTCAATAATAGAACAGCAGATCTCTTTATCTGTAGCATATCAACTTGAGCACCGTCTGATAAAAGAGACCGGATCATCCCTGACTCTTGATAACGAAATATATTACTGCTATCCGACTCGGCAACAACTTGCCAATACATCTATTGAAGTTTTTCGAAAATGTGGATTAACACAAAGAAAGAGTGAATACATCAGGGATGTGTCAAATCTGATTGCTTCTGGAAAACTTGATCTTGAATCTATGCAGGATATCCCAGAAACAGAAAAAATAATAGAGAAACTCTGTTCAATCCGGGGTATAGGCAGATGGACTGCAGAACTTACAATGATTCGTGGATTTCACCGACCGGATGCTTTCCCGGCAGCAGATATAGCTCTTCGAAGAATGATTGGAAACCGTTTTTTTAATGGAAAAAAGATCTCAGAACAAGAGGCAAGAACCTTTGCAGAAAACTGGGGCTCATGGAAAGGGTTGATCTCCTTTTATCTGGAAGTCTCTGAAAAGAAAGAAAATCTCAAAAAAAGGTCAAATATTACTCAGTAA
- a CDS encoding metallophosphoesterase: MRTIGVFVFLIIAFMQFQVYADEQHGFDILNESEGTHTYSIVHLSDTQNLATKYPGTYNYTFQYLESNKEKYNISAIIITGDLVNTYDSKKEWEAYANAINKTSIPIYVTAGNHDTNYGKDDRYYSTYTGNTDRYSITSINDFNLVTIPYVKKSIPSNDFMNIKNALNKSPHSMTIIATHYYMDKDGILSQLGKDIGEKIVQGPTIIMAGHKSAHFIKNNTNDSFPVIQEITDFQNGVNGPTGKDYSAGTLYTIQSRNGTISHVSARTITIYPEQNLGPDQIIYSSDMSQIKPGTNFFNESSDYPKTENIFDSLFNRIQD; this comes from the coding sequence ATGAGAACAATCGGGGTTTTTGTTTTCCTGATTATTGCCTTTATGCAATTTCAGGTCTATGCAGATGAGCAGCACGGGTTTGATATTTTGAATGAATCAGAAGGTACTCATACCTATTCGATAGTTCACCTTTCAGATACACAAAACCTCGCAACCAAATATCCGGGAACATATAATTATACATTTCAATATCTAGAATCAAACAAAGAAAAATACAACATTTCAGCGATTATTATCACCGGAGATCTGGTAAATACATACGATAGCAAAAAGGAATGGGAAGCATACGCGAATGCGATTAATAAAACATCAATTCCCATATATGTCACTGCTGGCAATCATGATACAAATTATGGAAAAGATGACCGATATTATTCAACATATACTGGAAATACCGATCGGTACTCTATCACTTCTATAAATGATTTCAATCTCGTAACAATTCCATATGTCAAAAAAAGCATTCCATCAAATGATTTCATGAATATCAAGAATGCTTTGAATAAGTCTCCTCATTCGATGACCATCATTGCAACTCATTATTATATGGATAAAGATGGCATTTTATCACAATTAGGAAAAGACATCGGAGAAAAAATTGTTCAGGGTCCGACAATTATCATGGCCGGACATAAAAGTGCCCATTTTATTAAAAATAATACGAACGATTCGTTTCCAGTGATACAGGAGATAACTGACTTTCAGAATGGGGTGAATGGACCGACAGGCAAGGATTATTCTGCCGGTACATTATATACAATACAATCCCGTAATGGAACAATATCTCATGTTTCAGCTCGGACCATCACAATTTACCCTGAGCAGAATCTGGGACCTGACCAAATTATTTATTCTTCAGATATGTCACAGATAAAACCCGGAACAAATTTTTTTAATGAGTCATCAGACTATCCTAAGACCGAAAATATTTTCGATTCACTTTTTAACAGAATACAGGACTAA